A portion of the Podospora pseudoanserina strain CBS 124.78 chromosome 2, whole genome shotgun sequence genome contains these proteins:
- a CDS encoding hypothetical protein (EggNog:ENOG503Q4X2; COG:S) produces MSDPTQNNVPPRPSRAERTTTSCGECRRRKQRTIERRNGGGRSSGSNTPACLLHLHSTTTSEPWSLPGRKHQALFDTPKAAFSSRFAMAQNARARGNGSSCWLARIRHTGTLSHGTVNSPVRLEH; encoded by the exons ATGTCCGACCCTACGCAAAACAATGTACCACCACGTCCCTCACGTGCGGAGAGAACAACGACGTCGTGTGGAGAgtgcaggaggaggaagcaaaGA ACGATCGAGCGCCGTAACGGCGGCGGCCGCAGCAGCGGGAGCAACACACCCGCctgccttctccatctccattctaccaccacctctgaGCCCTGGTCTTTACCGGGTCGAAAACATCAGGCCCTCTTCGATACCCCCAaggcagccttctcctctcgCTTCGCCATGGCCCAGAACGCCAGGGCAAGAGGTAACGGGTCCTCTTGCTGGCTGGCCCGGATTCGACACACTGGGACACTCTCCCACGGCACCGTCAACTCCCCAGTACGCCTGGAGCACTGA
- a CDS encoding hypothetical protein (EggNog:ENOG503P12J; COG:S), translating to MEPSSKRRRLAPKVADPPVLPPHAPASVPVPVPVPASAPPHTQAQPPPHGFPQEQLPPPHYAPTESVAPPPERHEFEAFARHLQDAAMHIHQQTLKPQHTSVSVLMLRWEDDTSVEQDLLALEKVFIERYNYHTDKWAIPTVPNPSIKLGVQMASFLDNARPDHLLIIYYAGHGYVGSDNQLYWACNAREDAAKLKWDGVRCLFEDAQSEILLLLDSCAIPNAPMAGSNVAKQAIAAYTPEQTPFEPGPRSFTASLTDTLHKLSLTSRPFSAQRLFDDLRQQRQHESAQALVRLANGASKQPVAHERIPALFTLTHTRGHGIILVPLDPKAAQLQSPPQSADTDLQGTWKSGRDDRPLSSEEVMGLTFDEQRVLVCTTFVGEASPDMAFFNQWLHNTPPAASKIKVEGMFLGPPTMLLISMPNSVWNVVQHDKVCCFLGSIGSHNMIHLYERLVNQAANGSLQPKELDENRTAFEARPPAKGSPSATRREQAVAQFVPIQQETPGRQADSRSQPAVVNGGAISAPPPAPQGQQPSAVPQEEVEESAEMKEAAEQLKALSHVRHVSDDGLSAHDPSNTRIGDSIAVRHAGDPGSPPVEVAGPTADEIQYAPEYGTPTAKSKARRPLQKQTPKQDTLCDLCSHAPFKDSSSLRKHVAAAHTRPFPCAFSFAGCPSTFGSKNEWKRHIASQHLCLQYYRCSSCPQSSPDGKGNEFNRKDLFTQHLRRMHAPFAIKKSIAKGDSKLQVEWETHVKEMQASCLVTRRQPPQRSACPKQDCQSVFEGPGSWDEWTEHVGRHMEKGEAQQMGVDSLLSDWALEEGIIERVEDGEYKLTSGNGNGNGVAERDSNGHGNGSGSSNSNTNNSFLVDGGKREDEDPSITVAITLPMADDMEVD from the exons atggagCCTTCTTCCAAACGCCGGAGGCTTGCCCCCAAAGTCGCCGATCCGCCCGTCCTGCCTCCTCACGCTCCGGCGTCCGTCCCGGTCCCGGTCCCGGTCCCGGCTTCAGCACCTCCACATACTCAGGCGCAGCCTCCGCCACACGGTTTCCCCCAAGAACAG cttccacctcctcactaTGCGCCCACCGAGTCTGTTGCGCCGCCACCCGAGCGGCACGAGTTCGAGGCTTTTGCTCGGCATCTCCAAGATGCCGCCATGCACATCCACCAGCAAACACTGAAGCCACAGCATACCAGCGTGTCGGTGCTCATGCTGCGATGGGAGGATGACACTTCCGTGGAGCAGGACCTGCTGGCATTGGAAAAGGTGTTTATTGAGCGTTACAACTATCACACTGACAAGTGGGCAATCCCCACGGTACCAAATCCAAGCATCAAGCTCGGTGTTCAGATGGCCTCGTTTCTGGACAATGCCCGCCCAGATCATCTCTTGATTATATATTATGCTGGCCATGGCTATGTTGGTTCCGACAACCAACTGTACTGGGCCTG CAATGCTCGTGAGGATGCTGCCAAGCTGAAGTGGGACGGTGTCCGGTGCCTGTTTGAGGATGCACAGTCCGAAATACTGCTCCTCCTTGACTCATGTGCCATCCCCAATGCGCCCATGGCTGGGAGCAACGTAGCCAAGCAAGCCATTGCGGCATACACCCCAGAGCAGACCCCCTTTGAGCCCGGCCCTCGCTCATTTACCGCCTCTTTGACCGACACACTTCACAAGCTGAGTCTCACGAGTCGCCCTTTTAGTGCTCAACGATTATTCGATGATCTTCGACAACAAAGACAGCATGAGAGCGCACAAGCTCTGGTCAGACTGGCCAACGGGGCCAGCAAGCAACCCGTGGCCCATGAAAGGATACCTGCTTTGTTTACGCTTACCCACACTAGGGGGCATGGAATCATTCTGGTACCTCTGGACCCCAAAGCCGCCCAGCTTCAGTCGCCTCCCCAGTCTGCAGACACGGATCTTCAGGGTACGTGGAAGTCCGGCCGTGACGACCGGCCCTTGAGCTctgaggaggtgatgggccTGACGTTTGACGAACAAAGAGTCTTGGTGTGTACCACGTTTGTTGGCGAGGCGAGTCCCGACATGGCGTTTTTTAATCAGTGGCTTCACAACACGCCTCCTGCAGCGTCAAAAATCAAGGTGGAAGGCATGTTCCTGGGCCCTCCCACGATGCTTCTCATATCCATGCCCAACAGCGTGTGGAATGTTGTTCAGCACGACAAGGTGTGCTGCTTCCTGGGCTCCATTGGGTCACATAATATGATCCACCTTTACGAGCGACTGGTAAATCAGGCTGCCAACGGTTCGCTGCAGCCAAAAGAGCTAGATGAGAACCGCACGGCGTTCGAAGCTCGCCCACCTGCCAAGGGTAGTCCATCCGCTACTCGGCGCGAGCAAGCTGTGGCTCAGTTCGTCCCCATTCAACAGGAAACACCGGGGCGTCAGGCGGATTCACGTTCACAACCGGCAGTGGTCAACGGGGGGGCGATATCAGCGCCACCTCCGGCACCCCAAGGCCAGCAGCCTTCCGCTGTCCCCCaggaagaggtggaggaatcAGCTGAAATGAAAGAAGCGGCAGAGCAGCTCAAAGCACTGAGCCATGTCCGTCACGTTAGTGATGACGGCCTATCGGCCCACGATCCCTCAAACACACGAATAGGGGACAGCATCGCCGTGCGACATGCCGGCGATCCCGGATCGCCCCCAGTTGAAGTGGCTGGGCCAACGGCCGACGAGATCCAATATGCCCCCGAATATGGGACTCCTACCGCTAAGTCCAAAGCTCGGAGGCCCCTGCAGAAACAAACTCCCAAGCAGGATACCCTTTGTGACCTCTGCAGTCATGCACCTTTCAAGGATTCCTCGTCGCTCCGAAAGCATGTCGCTGCCGCCCACACAAGACCCTTTCCTTGTGCCTTCTCCTTCGCCGGCTGCCCGAGCACATTTGGCTCCAAAAATGAGTGGAAGAGGCACATCGCATCCCAGCATCTGTGTCTGCAGTATTATCGATGCTCTTCGTGTCCGCAGAGCAGTCCCGATGGCAAAGGCAACGAGTTCAACCGCAAGGACTTGTTCACGCAACATCTTCGGCGGATGCATGCTCCGTTCGCCATCAAAAAGTCCATCGCCAAGGGCGACAGCAAACTGCAAGTGGAATGGGAAACTCATGTCAAGGAGATGCAGGCCTCTTGtttggtgacgaggaggcaaccaccacaacgcTCGGCCTGTCCGAAACAAGACTGCCAAAGTGTTTTTGAAGGACCCGGGTCCTGGGATGAGTGGACCGAACACGTCGGCCGCCACATGGAAAAGGGTGAGGCCCAGCAAATGGGCGTTGACAGCCTACTGTCTGATTGGGCGCTGGAGGAAGGTATCATTGAACGAGTGGAGGACGGGGAATACAAGCTTACAagtgggaatgggaatggaaaCGGGGTTGCTGAGAGGGACTCCAACGGTCACGGcaacggcagcggcagcagcaacagcaataCCAACAACTCTTttttggtggatggtgggaagagggaggacgAAGACCCGTCCATCACTGTAGCGATAACGTTGCCGATGGCTGACGATATGGAGGTGGATTGA
- the ERC1 gene encoding ethionine resistance protein (EggNog:ENOG503NUM1; COG:V), which translates to MCDVPARRAGQSAHLHSPMFGSAWGLVISLAAMSIGCRGKGRQIHPAHRLEISDIETTGSRCRTLYLSISSHHHRGSSFQLLYSNWPPCMMAHDGVAHRAEASDHPPNERTSLLTKPASVYSSSSDTGHAASSEIFMFPQYRLWLDELWLLTRTSLPVILAYILQNSLQTVSVLIVGRLSPEALATAAFSYMFAMATAWLIALGGTTALDTLASSSFTGSSNKHDLGVLLQRGLVILTSFYAVVAIIWAFSEHLFRALGQEEFICVQSSKFLRYLIPGGLGYVWFEAMKKYLQAQEIYRPGTYVLLLTSPMNALLNWLFIHRLGFGLYGAPMATGISYWSSFLLLVAYAAFVRGKECWGGIDVRRAVSHMGPFAHLALMGVVHVGTEWWAFEIVALAAGRLGTIPLAAQSVIMTADQIINTIPFGLGVAASARVGNLLGAHNSRGAAQAAHSAAILSTIAGTLILIILMASRNVFGRIFNDDERVVKLVAEVMPYVALFQIADGLNGSCGGALRGMGRQWVGAVVNLISYYGGALPGGIYLAFHGWGLVGLWVGQCVALYLVGALEWVIVGVSNWETEVERAIARLEAGGLGNSDGGLESV; encoded by the exons ATGTGTGACGTTCCTGCAAGACGAGCAGGACAGTCCGCTCATCTTCATTCTCCAATGTTTGGCTCCGCGTGGGGCCTGGTTATCAGCTTAGCTGCAATGTCTATAGGCTGTCGAGGAAAGGGGCGACAAATCCACCCGGCTCATCGACTGGAGATCTCCGACATCGAAACAACCGGCTCAAGATGCCGGACCCTATATCTGAGCATTTcctcccaccatcatcggGGAAGTTCGTTCCAACTCCTGTACAGCAACTGGCCGCCGTGCATGATGGCACACGATGGCGTTGCCCACAGGGCAGAGGCCTCTGATCACCCTCCGAACGAAAGAACATCCCTCTTGACAAAGCCGGCATCGGTATAttcgtcatcatcagacACCGGACACGCTGCTTCATCCGAAATCTTCATGTTCCCTCAATACCGGCTATGGCTCGACGAATTGTGGCTGCTCACACGCACGTCGCTTCCCGTCATCCTCGCGTACATATTGCAGAACTCGTTGCAGACAGTCTCGGTGCTCATTGTCGGCCGGTTGAGTCCCGAGGCTCTTGCTACAGCCGCCTTTTCGTACATGTTCGCCATGGCCACGGCGTGGCTGATTGCTCTTGGCGGCACGACTGCTCTGGATACACTCGCATCAAGCAGTTTTACCGGCTCGTCCAACAAACACGATCTGGGTGTCCTGCTGCAGCGAGGCCTGGTGATCTTGACCTCTTTCTATGCGGTTGTGGCCATCATATGGGCCTTTTCTGAACACTTGTTTCGCGCTCTAGGCCAAGAGGAGTTTATCTGCGTACAGAGCTCCAAGTTTCTCCGGTATCTGATCCCCGGCGGTCTCGGTTATGTCTGGTTTGAGGCCATGAAGAAATACTTGCAGGCGCAAG AAATCTACCGACCAGGAACATACGTGCTGTTGCTCACCTCTCCGATGAACGCACTGCTCAACTGGCTCTTCATCCACCGGCTGGGATTCGGTCTGTATGGCGCCCCCATGGCCACCGGCATATCATACTGGAGCTCATTCCTCTTGCTTGTGGCGTATGCTGCCTTTGTGCGGGGGAAGGAGTGCTGGGGAGGCATTGACGTCCGAAGAGCCGTCTCCCACATGGGACCTTTCGCTCACCTTGCGCTCATGGGCGTTGTACATGTCGGGACAGAATGGTGGGCTTTCGAGATCGTTGCACTTGCAGCGGGCCGTCTGGGGACAATTCCTCTGGCGGCACAATCCGTCATCATGACCGCGGACCAGATCATCAACACAATCCCGTTCGGCCTTGGCGTCGCTGCTTCGGCGAGGGTTGGAAACCTCCTCGGCGCACACAATTCGAGGGGAGCGGCCCAGGCTGCTCACTCAGCCGCCATCCTCAGCACGATAGCAGGGACTTTGATCTTGATAATACTCATGGCCTCACGCAACGTCTTTGGGCGAATCTTCAACGACGATGAGCGGGTGGTGAAGCTCGTGGCTGAAGTGATGCCGTATGTAGCCTTGTTCCAAATCGCCGACGGGCTCAACGGATCCTGCGGCGGTGCACTGCGCGGCATGGGCCGGCAATGGGTTGGAGCTGTGGTGAACCTGATCAGCTACTACGGAGGGGCGCTCCCCGGCGGCATCTACCTTGCCTTCCACGGATGGGGTCTCGTCGGACTATGGGTCGGGCAGTGCGTTGCGCTGTATCTAGTCGGGGCTCTAGAGTGGGTGATTGTGGGGGTGAGCAACTGGGAGACAGAGGTTGAGAGGGCCATCGCCAGGTTGGAAGCTGGGGGGCTTGGCAACTCGGATGGCGGTTTGGAGTCGGTGTAA
- a CDS encoding hypothetical protein (EggNog:ENOG503Q4X2; COG:S) translates to MALLPDINLISQFKASLDGNPDASNPYIKYYVPYCIQSRLLQRVGVYTAACFLADSGHVDLTAAMAQKSQVFELVNMHLSSQLSTSDEGITGVVQLVLNEWHWGNEGDLRAHLSGLREMIRVRGGFRTLGLHGLISKLAITADVAIALSSETAPFLRGGAEFEFRDNSHVPLRLPLNTPFIPKLATFASCGEALRTHGAVASILDDMRFLLAAVLALPEEPTVKELQKVHTTSGWIHERMVNLSVEGPALRRLSTAAAAASPAPSSAASTISATFSPLDTRPSPELGDDYHSSTRGRPLGLKQQQHSPLPVHPMQLPGDEHSSVLRLDGSPSPARAAASSTHSTAMMPSDPPDYIYQSVRLAAILYSRAIMLRRPFKQIVTPAEHLQLWRTTWKVPLSTWRSLLGVFNWILLPLVSSSSTQEQDSNNHGHFVKGMLNVSLLQIGMENWELCGGVMDASVGLQRWLSGSGVEAGDGGNEGQKDDGAEMEKRGGEKSDRGQGPKDKGKQVAG, encoded by the exons ATGGCTCTTCTTCCAGATATAAACCTCATTTCCCAGTTCAAGGCATCGTTAGATGGGAACCCAGATGCGTCGAACCCCTACATCAAGTATTATGTTCCATACTGTATTCAGTCGCGGCTCCTACAGCGTGTCGGTGTCTACACAGCTGCGTGTTTCCTCGCCGATTCTGGACATGTTGATCTCACGGCGGCCATGGCGCAGAAAAGCCAAGTATTTGAGCTCGTCAACATGCATCTCAGCTCGCAACTGTCTACCAGCGACGAGGGGATCACGGGTGTCGTTCAGCTTGTTCTCAACGAGTG GCACTGGGGAAACGAAGGCGACTTGCGTGCCCACTTGAGCGGCTTGCGAGAGATGATCAGGGTCCGAGGCGGATTTCGTACCCTGGGTTTACACGGGCTGATCAGCAAGCTTGCCATCAC AGCCGATGTGGCCATTGCCTTATCCTCTGAAACGGCCCCTTTCCTGCGTGGCGGCGCCGAGTTTGAGTTCCGTGACAACAGTCATGTGCCGCTGCGTCTGCCGCTCAACACACCTTTTATCCCCAAACTCGCAACTTTTGCATCCTGTGGCGAAGCCCTTCGCACCCACGGCGCCGTGGCCTctatcctcgacgacatGCGGTTCCTCCTTGCCGCCGTCCTTGCGCTGCCCGAAGAGCCGACAGTGAAAGAGCTCCAAAAAGTGCATACGACATCAGGATGGATCCACGAAAGAATGGTGAACCTCTCCGTGGAGGGCCCGGCGCTACGTCGCCTGTCCACTGCCGCAGCCGCGGCGTCTCCTGCCCCGTCATCAGCCGCCAGCACCATTTCAGCAACGTTTAGCCCATTAGACACCAGGCCTAGTCCAGAACTGGGAGACGACTaccacagcagcaccagggGTCGGCCTCTTGGTctgaagcagcagcaacactctCCACTTCCTGTTCATCCCATGCAACTGCCAGGCGACGAACACTCCAGCGTGCTGCGCCTCGACGGCTCACCATCGCCAGCCCGAGCTGCAGCCTCGTCCACACACTCCACGGCGATGATGCCGTCGGATCCTCCAGATTACATCTACCAGTCGGTCCGGctcgccgccatcctctACAGCCGAGCCATCATGCTCCGCCGTCCCTTCAAGCAGATTGTAACACCGGCGGAGCACCTACAACTTTGGAGGACCACATGGAAGGTGCCGCTGTCCACGTGGCGGTCCCTCCTCGGGGTGTTCAACTGGATTCTGCTGCCTCttgtgtcgtcgtcgagcaCCCAGGAACAGGACTCGAACAACCACGGGCACTTTGTCAAGGGCATGTTGAACGTAAGCTTGCTGCAAATCGGGATGGAGAATTGGGAGCTGTGCGGCGGGGTTATGGACGCGTCCGTGGGCCTGCAGAGGTGGTTGTCAGGGAGCGGAGTTGAAGCTGGGGACGGTGGCAACGAGGGTCAAAAAGATGATGgggcggagatggagaaacggggaggggagaaatCGGATAGGGGCCAGGGACCGAAGGACAAGGGCAAGCAGGTTGCCGGGTGA
- a CDS encoding hypothetical protein (EggNog:ENOG503NVMX; COG:G; CAZy:GH31) produces MIGPRLLGLGLLAGLSSAAIAPKAVAVAVAVERPLSECPGYKASHVKTTSSGLTADLSLAGRACNTYGTDLEKLRLEVTYETDNRIHVKIQDTNDAVFQVPESVFPRPKGSGSNAKRSALEFKYKTNPFSFSVVRRKTGEVLFDTSAAPLVFESQYLRLRTKLPNNPNLYGLGEHWDPFRLNTTNYIRTMWSQDSFATPEGANLYGSHPVYYEHRKTGTHGVFFLNSNGMDIKIDKDKSGQFLEYNTIGGVFDFYFMAGPTPIDVARQYAEVAGLPAMMPYWGLGYHNCRYGYRDIYEVAEVVYNYSQAQIPLEVMWTDIDYMDQRRVFSNDPERFPMPVYRSLVDHLHKNQQKYIVMVDPAVGYADYPAYHRGVEDSVFLKRDNGSEYLGVVWPGVSVFPDWFSTNITTYWNNEFSLFFSRDTGVDIDGLWIDMNEPSNFPCFFPCSDPFAAAVGFPPTPPPVRSHSERPLPGWPCEFQPEGTQCKRDEVPQIAAPAARDFVPLSNPHAGPVTKWKGLPGRDLLFPKYSIHNKAAYMDSWNADKGGISNKTVNTNTIHENGLAEYDVHNLYGSMMSTFSSDAMLARRPGLRPLVITRSTFAGAGASVGKWLGDNVADWAAYRGTIRAMMAFAAIYQVPMVGADVCGFAGSTTEELCARWATLGAFAPFYRNHNEYPPAISQEFYRWESVTKAARKAIDIRYRLLDYIYTAMHKQTVDGTPLINPVFYLYPNDANTFGLENQYFYGPGLLVAPVTQEGSTSVEVYLPKDIFYDFYTHKKIQGQGRTIRLANQGLSDIPLFLRGGVIVPARVKSAMTTTGVREQNFELLVPVGSDGTATGTLYLDDGVSVEQKGTTEITFRYARGVLTAKGKFGFQTKVKITKVTVIGAGKRKRDETVETTVEVEQPLTREFEITVGDLE; encoded by the exons ATGATCGGACCTCGTCTTCTGGGTCTCGGGCTGTTGGCCGGGCTCAGCTCGGCCGCCATCGCGCCCAaggctgtcgctgtcgctgtcgctgtcgaACGCCCTTTGAGCGAGTGCCCTGGCTACAAAGCCTCCCACGTCAAGACCACCTCATCCGGGCTCACGGCCGACCTGTCGCTGGCCGGTCGCGCGTGCAACACCTACGGAACGGACTTGGAGAAACTCCGTCTCGAGGTCACCTACGAGACTG ATAACCGCATCCACGTCAAGATTCAGGACACCAACGATGCTGTCTTCCAGGTCCCGGAATCTGTGTTTCCTCGTCCCAAGGGCTCTGGATCGAACGCTAAGCGGTCGGCGTTGGAATTCAAGTACAAGACGAATCCCTTTTCGTTCTCAGTCGTCCGGCGCAAGACCGGTGAGGTTCTGTTTgacacctccgccgccccccTCGTCTTCGAGTCCCAGTACCTGCGCCTGAGAACCAAGcttcccaacaaccccaacctgtATGGCCTCGGTGAGCACTGGGATCCGTTCCGTCTCAATACCACCAACTACATCCGCACGATGTGGTCCCAGGACTCGTTTGCCACGCCTGAGGGGGCAAATTTGTATGGCAGCCATCCCGTGTACTACGAGCACAGGAAGACGGGCACTCACGGCGTCTTTTTCCTCAACTCTAACGGCATGGACATCAAGATCGACAAGGACAAATCAGGACAGTTCCTCGAGTACAACACCATCGGAGGCGTGTTTGACTTTTACTTCATGGCCGGCCCAACCCCGATTGACGTTGCGCGCCAGTATGCCGAGGTCGCGGGACTCCCCGCCATGATGCCGTACTGGGGTCTGGGTTACCACAACTGCAGGTATGGCTACCGTGACATCTATGAGGTCGCCGAGGTAGTATACAACTACAGCCAAGCCCAGATTCCCCTCGAGGTCATGTGGACAGATATCGACTACATGGACCAGAGAAGGGTGTTTTCCAACGACCCCGAGAGGTTCCCGATGCCCGTCTACCGAAGTCTTGTTGACCACCTCCACAAGAACCAGCAGAAATATATCGTGATGGTCGATCCCGCTGTCGGATACGCCGATTATCCTGCTTATCATCGTGGTGTCGAGGACAGCGTCTTTCTCAAGCGCGACAACGGATCCGAGTATCTTGGTGTCGTCTGGCCTGGTGTCTCCGTCTTTCCTGACTGGTTCTCTACGAACATTACCACGTACTGGAATAACGAGTTTTCTCTGTTCTTCTCCAGAGACACCGGTGTCGATATCGACGGCCTCTGGATCGACATGAACGAGCCCTCCAATTTCCCCTGCTTCTTCCCCTGCAGCGATCCCTTCGCGGCTGCCGTCGGTTTCCCGCCCACCCCGCCACCTGTGCGCAGCCACTCCGAGCGCCCTCTCCCAGGCTGGCCGTGTGAATTCCAGCCAGAGGGCACCCAGTGCAAGCGCGATGAAGTGCCCCAGATCGCGGCTCCAGCTGCTCGGGATTTTGtccccctcagcaacccccacGCCGGTCCCGTGACCAAGTGGAAGGGTCTTCCCGGTCGTGACCTGTTGTTCCCCAAGTATTCCATCCACAACAAGGCCGCCTACATGGATTCGTGGAACGCTGACAAGGGCGGCATCTCCAACAAGACCGTGAACACAAACACCATTCACGAGAACGGCCTCGCCGAGTACGATGTCCACAACCTTTACGGCTCCATGATGTCAACCTTTTCCAGCGATGCCATGCTTGCCAGACGTCCCGGTCTTCGCCCTCTGGTCATCACTCGTTCCACCTttgccggcgccggcgcTTCAGTCGGTAAGTGGCTGGGAGACAACGTTGCCGACTGGGCTGCTTATCGCGGAACCATCCGAGCCATGATGGCATTTGCCGCCATCTACCAGGTTCCCATGGTCGGTGCTGATGTGTGCGGTTTCGCTGGCTCGACCACGGAGGAGCTCTGCGCCCGCTGGGCCACCCTTGGTGCCTTCGCTCCGTTCTACCGCAACCACAACGAGTACCCCCCTGCCATCTCGCAGGAGTTCTACCGCTGGGAGAGCGTTACCAAGGCCGCCCGCAAAGCCATTGATATCCGCTACCGCCTTCTCGATTACATCTATACCGCCATGCACAAGCAGACCGTTGACGgcacccccctcatcaaccccgtCTTCTACCTGTACCCCAACGACGCCAACACGTTCGGCCTTGAGAACCAGTACTTCTATGGCCCTGGCCTCCTCGTGGCACCTGTCACCCAGGAGGGCTCCACCAGCGTCGAGGTGTACCTCCCCAAGGATATCTTCTATGATTTCTACACCCACAAGAAGATCCAGGGTCAAGGTCGCACCATCCGCCTCGCGAATCAAGGTCTGTCCGACattcccctcttccttcgGGGCGGTGTTATTGTTCCAGCCCGCGTCAAGTCGGccatgaccaccaccgggGTCCGTGAGCAGAACTTTGAGCTTCTCGTGCCCGTTGGTTCCGATGGCACTGCCACAGGTACTCTCTACCTTGATGACGGTGTTAGCGTCGAGCAGAAGGGCACTACCGAGATTACTTTCCGCTACGCCCGCGGTGTCTTGACGGCCAAGGGCAAGTTTGGCTTCCAGACCAAGgtcaagatcaccaaggTCACCGTCATTGGAGCTGGCAAGCGCAAGAGAGATGAGACGGTCGAGAcgacggtggaggttgagcagCCGCTCACTAGGG